The Novipirellula aureliae sequence AGCGCTGCTTTTCCACGGAGATTTCTACAAAGCGGCGATGGCCGCCTGCGGTTGTCATGACAATCGCATGGACAAGGCATCCTGGAATGAGCAATGGATGGGCTATCCGGTCGGACCTCACTATGCCGAGTGCAGTAACGTCGATAATGCTCACCGACTTGAAGGCAACCTACTGCTCATCCTCGGCGAGCTTGATAGCAACGTGCCACCGGAATCGACACTTCGCGTTGTTGATGCATTGATCAAAGCCGACAAAGACTTCGAGTTCTTGATGGTCCCTGGAATAGGTCATAGCAGCGGTGGACCCTACGGATGGCGACGAACCAAAGATTTCTTCGTTCGGGCGCTTCAGCCGTAAGCCGGGCTAGCGAATTTGATCGCCCTGAATGATCAACATTGCCATTCGTATCGGACCGCTTTTCATTGCCTCAGCGACTCGTCGCTGATATGGCCTGCGACGATCTTCGATCGGCCGAGGTTTAAACGGATGAAGAGTACACCCGTTTGGTTTGCTATCTGGGATTCGTTAGTTCCCTGTTATAGCCGAGTTCGATCACCGAGTTGAATCAGTAGATTTCCCATCTCGGGTAGAACGTCAATTGCGGCGTCGGATTCGAGCAGGTTATCGATCTCCATTACCTCTTGAACGGTATCAAGAATCTCGGGATCGAGTTTAGCGATTTCGTTGAGCTTCTTGCCGACGATCTCTGGCCGCGCTGCGGATGCTTCGGCCATCTTTTGTGAAACCTTAAAAGCGGTTTCACTTTTGATTAACCCCACACGGTTCTCGCCATCTTGCTTCATCGCACTGGTAACTTGCACAAGTCGTTTGACGACCTTCTCGGTAATATTTTCAACCATTTGGACATCGGTAAATTCGACTTTGCGAATGTAAACCGATCCGAGCCGATAGCCCCACTTTTCGGACAATGGGGACACCGCCGCGCGAACCGTTCGGCTCAGACTGTGCCGGTCCTCGAGCATTTTTTCCATTTCCAAATTGCTGAGTGTCGAGATCGTCGAACTGGTCACATTGGCTTGCAGGGATCCATCCGGGTTTGCGTTCGTGAACAGATATGCGACGGGATCCTTGACTTGCATCTCGTACCAAATCCCCACGCCCATTGGCGTTCCTTCCTCGGAATTGACCATTTGGCTTCGCAGGTAATGCTGACGAAGCGCCGTGTTGACGACATACTTCTTTCCGAAGAAAGGGATTAGCATCGCCCGTGGACCGTAATACGAAATGGGGAAATGCAAACCAGCTTGATCGATCGTTCCGATCACTTTGCCGAACAACGTAAAGACTTGTGATTGGCATTCTCCGACACAGGTGTAAAGGCCGAATGCGCGAGCGAGTCCGAGCAGAATGGGGATCACGGCCAAGCCAAGAACAAAACCAGGAATAATACTCATTGGTTGGCTCCTTTATCGGAAGAGGTTTTAATCAGGAATCGGCCTGCTCGTTTAAACAGGGGAACGCGAGCGTTTCGCAGGTATGCTTGTAAACAGGCCGACCCACCCTCTTTCTTGATCGATGCAAGGGTTCCCGCAAGTTCTTGCAGCGGAGCGACTTCAGCTTGGGCATTGTTCGTTGCAATTTCGACTGCTCGAGCACTCATCGTGATTTGTTGTTCGGAATCCGCTCGAGCTGTACTGATATCGGCGGCGACTTGGTTGCGGGTGCTATTGATGGCTGAAAGGGCTCGGTCGACCTCCGCTGGCGGATCGATTTCCGTAATCAATGCGGCATCCAATTCGATACCGTAGCGAGCGGTCGTGTTGCGGCACTGTTCTTCCATGTACTGGTTTAACAGCGGCAAATTCTTTCGCAAATCGTTAATGGAGACGCCTTCGGAAAGTTCCACCGCACTGCTGCTTGCTGCGTCCGCTTTCCCATCTCCGTCGCCGGTTTCGAGTTCTGTGGCTTCGAGCAAGCTTTGGCCCTTCGGATCGACAAAGTTGGCGATTCGTTCTCGGAGCACCGAGACGAAGTAGCCCATCACATGTTCGAGAGGACTGGTGACGCCAAACAAAAACGGGTACAGATTGCTTTCGCTAATGCGGTAACGAATTTGGCCGTTCACGCCCGTTGTCAAGTTATCCTTTGTGACCGCTTCAATCGTTTCTTGATACTTTGACGGGTCCCACGACAGGTCGACCGCCTGAGTCGCAACGGTAACTTTGTGGACCGTTTGCCAAGGCATTTTAAAGTACGGACCGCCGGGACGGATTACTTGAACCTGTGGGTATTCGTAGCGTTGGACTTCATCATCGCTAAGCGAAGGATTGCCGGCATCGGCTGCTTGACGGGTGCCAGGCATAATCTGGGCGGCACCGAAGCTAGTCACCACCGCCCGTTGATCTGGTGACACCGTGTAAAGGCATCCCGCCAGAACACGGAAGGTAGAGTAAACGATCAAGCCCGCTACAAAGGCGGCGAGAAAAAACATGTCAAAGCACCCAATTCGAGGAAGTGTGTTATGCTCCTGGTCTCCGATTCATCGGAGAAAACTGTTATAAGTCCTCAGCGTGTCACTCGCGAGGGGGGGGCGGGATATACGGGGTGATTTGTCAAATCCATCCTCTCGATGGCGGTAGTGGATCTTGTTAAAGATCCTCAGGCATCAGGATCTTTAACAAGATCCCCAGGCATCAGGATCTTTAACAAGATCCCCAGGCATCAGGATCTTTAACAAGATCCACTACCTTTGACCGCTTCGCTCTTTTTCGATTTGCCCAATTGTTCGTTGATGATTTTCATTCGCTGCTGCAATTCGAGTTCGAAACCTCGGTCCACGGGTTGATAGTAATTTCGGTCGACGCCCAAATAGTCTTGCTTAGCGACCCCATCTTCGGCATCGTGGCTGTACTGATAGCCTTCGCCGTGTCCGAGCGATTTTGCTCCTGCATAATGGGCACATCGTAATTCCTTTGGAATCGGGACGACGCTATTTTCGCGGACATCGCGGCGAGCAAGTCCGATTGCCATCGTCGCTGCATTGCTTTTGGGAGCCAACGCCAAATAGGCAACCGTCTGACTGAGGGTTAATTGGGCTTCGGGCAAACCGACGAACTCACAAGCTTGCATCGCCGAGACCGCAAGGCCAAGCGCGGCAGGGTCGGCGTTTCCGATATCCTCGCTAGCCAAGATAACCAACCGTCGACACAAGAAGCGAATGTCCTCGCCGCCCTCTAACATCCGAGCGAGCCAGTACAAACCGGCATCGACGTCACTGCCGCGAATACTCTTAATCAGAGCGCTCGCCAAATTGTAGTGATCGTCACCGCTGCCATCGTAGCCACCAATTCGATTGCCGATCGATTCGATGACTGTTTTTTGGGTAATTGATTCTGATTGCTTCGTATTGCTTAGCACTGCGATTTCCAATGCCGAAAGGGCTCGGCGTGCGTCACCTTCACACGCTTCGCTCAAATAGGTCAACGCTTGCTCATCGATCTTCGGCGCAAACGACGCGAGCCCGAGTGAATCGTCTTCGATCGCCCGATCGAGGATGTGCCGAATGTCGTCAGCCGACAAAGACTCGAGTGCAAACAGTTGACTTCGCGATAGCAAGGCTCCGTTAACGGCAAAGTAGGGGTTGCTTGTCGTGGCCCCGATCAAGGCCACCATTCCCTCTTCGACGTCGGGCAAGAGTGCATCTTGTTGGCTCTTGCTAAATCGATGAATCTCATCGACAAAAAGAATGGGTCGCGGATCACCTGCCGAGACGACATCCCGGGCCCAGGCCAAGACTTCACGCAGTTCCTTGACTCCACTGGTGACCGCACTGACGCTGCGGATTTGGCTGCCGGTTTCCTTGCCGATCAGGTGCGCTAAGGTCGTCTTGCCTGTTCCAGGAGGCCCAAACAGGATGATTGACCCCAGACGTCCTGAATCAATCATTCGGCGAAGCAGTTTTCCCTTTCCTAGAATTTGGCGTTGACCGACAAAATCAGCCAAGCGAGTTGGCCGCATTCGAGCAGCTAACGGTTGGGCCAATTTTAGGTTATCTTCTTCTGCGTCGGCAAACAAAGATCGATGGTTAGGCATGAGAAGGCTCGAACTTGGAAACGAAAAGGCTGAAAATGATTGGATTCATCGTACTGGCGGTCGTTGCGATTTCCATCGTCGCGGTTTGTTCGCGAATTGACAACTGGAGTCGTGACTTTACCACAAACGATGCGAAATTGGCTCTCGATAGTCTCGATCCCGGCCTCCGGATAGCTCCGCTTTCCGAGTCGGCGGAAGTCGTCGCTCAGCGAATCGAAACATGGGCTGGTGAGCAGTCGAAATGGAAGGTCTTGGAACGAAAGTCAAGTGATCGCGGTATCCACCTGCATCTGACTCGCACAACGATGCTCTTTCGTTTCGTCGATGATATCCATGTGGACTTGGTCCGCGCGGGCGATGGATGCCGAATGGAAGCGGAAAGCCAATCACGGGTTGGAAAAGGTGACTTGGGGCAAAACCCTAGAAATTTGAAAGAATTGGTTTCGGCGGTAAGGTCTTGAAGCCGTTTCTTGGTGAGGGTGGCTCCTTAGATACTGACGTCCGGCGTCCAATCGATTAACGTTCGTTGATTCGATTCCCTCCGCATCAATCGACACACGATCGATGGGAGGCTTAATTCGGTGAAGGCGGACATGGTGATGATCGAATGGTTGTACTTGAGCATCGCTTGGTAAGAAGCTTCGCGGGCCTCAGCCAAACCGAGTAAGCATGCATTGACCGTGGGCAGATTCATGACGTCTTCGTCATTCTCAGCTAGACGCAGTAGTTGGTCGGTCGACAACCATAATTCCGATTGAGCTTGGGACAACGATCTTGGTAGCAGCCGATTCGCAGGTTCTTCAAGCATGGACTTCAAAATCGCATTGGCACTCAAGCGGTCACGAGTGACCTGAGTCTGCAAACAGGGGGCGAAGCGTGAGGGGATTGATTCCACCAGATGTTCTAAGATCAAATGCTCTTTGCGGATTGCGGCCAGCAAATGAGTGAAAGCATCATCACACATCGAACGCATTTTGTACATCGAGCGATAGGTCCAAGCGATGCTTGTGGCCAGCAATAAGACGAGCAACAAGACGGTGATGGCAACGGCGGATTCCACGGGAATTCATTTCGTTTCGTTGATGCAAAACAGATCAGTCGCAAAATCGATCTGCGTCCCTCTCTATAGTTACGCACATTTTTTTACCCGTTACAATAGGCAGCTCAAGAATATCGCTGAGAATTTTCTCCATCCCCCCAATGTTGCTGGTTAGCATGCTCCCACCAGTGAGCCGCTGCTTTGGAGGTCCTGGCCCCCCGATTTTGGTGGGAGGCTCCTTCCTCGCAAGTTGCTGAGCTAAATCGAGTCACTGATGCTAAGAGGTATTGAGTATGGATCGAATCGCCAGTCGTCGGCCTCTGCCTAGCGAAATCGCGTCACCTTATCAACAAGGTTTGATAGATCGGGTACGGGGTGATTGCGTTATTGAGCAGATGGAAGCCCAGTTGTTTACCATTTGCGAGTTGGCGAGCAGCGTTTGTGTCGAACAAGTCGATAAGCTGCATTCCCCTTACACTTGGACGATTCGCCAAGTGTTTGAGCATTGCGCCGATGCAGAGCGAGTGTTCGGCTATCGGATCATGCGATTTGCTGCGGGAGACTCGACGGAATTGGTTGGCTGGGATGAAAATGTCTATGCCGATTCTCGCTTCGGATTAGGGCCTTTCGGCCAATTGGTTAATGAGCTGGGTGTGCTCCGTCAAGCGAATGTCCATCTGCTTCGGCGACTGGTTCCTCAAGCATGGGATCGTCTTGGCGTTGCCGATGGAAAGCGAACTTCGGTCCGAGCAATTGCCTGGCTCGCGACGGGGCATCTCGATCATCACCTAAGCATTGTCGCAAAACGCTGTGGCTTAGCGTTGCCAGCCATGTAGAACGAAATTCGATTCGTCAGCTTGCCGTTTGTTGTCAGCTCGCGGCGATTGTCGCTCTGTTCTTTGAGCGGAATGCGGCTTCGCGACC is a genomic window containing:
- a CDS encoding SPFH domain-containing protein codes for the protein MSIIPGFVLGLAVIPILLGLARAFGLYTCVGECQSQVFTLFGKVIGTIDQAGLHFPISYYGPRAMLIPFFGKKYVVNTALRQHYLRSQMVNSEEGTPMGVGIWYEMQVKDPVAYLFTNANPDGSLQANVTSSTISTLSNLEMEKMLEDRHSLSRTVRAAVSPLSEKWGYRLGSVYIRKVEFTDVQMVENITEKVVKRLVQVTSAMKQDGENRVGLIKSETAFKVSQKMAEASAARPEIVGKKLNEIAKLDPEILDTVQEVMEIDNLLESDAAIDVLPEMGNLLIQLGDRTRL
- a CDS encoding DUF1499 domain-containing protein; this encodes MIGFIVLAVVAISIVAVCSRIDNWSRDFTTNDAKLALDSLDPGLRIAPLSESAEVVAQRIETWAGEQSKWKVLERKSSDRGIHLHLTRTTMLFRFVDDIHVDLVRAGDGCRMEAESQSRVGKGDLGQNPRNLKELVSAVRS
- a CDS encoding DinB family protein, coding for MDRIASRRPLPSEIASPYQQGLIDRVRGDCVIEQMEAQLFTICELASSVCVEQVDKLHSPYTWTIRQVFEHCADAERVFGYRIMRFAAGDSTELVGWDENVYADSRFGLGPFGQLVNELGVLRQANVHLLRRLVPQAWDRLGVADGKRTSVRAIAWLATGHLDHHLSIVAKRCGLALPAM
- a CDS encoding replication-associated recombination protein A, which produces MPNHRSLFADAEEDNLKLAQPLAARMRPTRLADFVGQRQILGKGKLLRRMIDSGRLGSIILFGPPGTGKTTLAHLIGKETGSQIRSVSAVTSGVKELREVLAWARDVVSAGDPRPILFVDEIHRFSKSQQDALLPDVEEGMVALIGATTSNPYFAVNGALLSRSQLFALESLSADDIRHILDRAIEDDSLGLASFAPKIDEQALTYLSEACEGDARRALSALEIAVLSNTKQSESITQKTVIESIGNRIGGYDGSGDDHYNLASALIKSIRGSDVDAGLYWLARMLEGGEDIRFLCRRLVILASEDIGNADPAALGLAVSAMQACEFVGLPEAQLTLSQTVAYLALAPKSNAATMAIGLARRDVRENSVVPIPKELRCAHYAGAKSLGHGEGYQYSHDAEDGVAKQDYLGVDRNYYQPVDRGFELELQQRMKIINEQLGKSKKSEAVKGSGSC
- a CDS encoding SPFH domain-containing protein translates to MFFLAAFVAGLIVYSTFRVLAGCLYTVSPDQRAVVTSFGAAQIMPGTRQAADAGNPSLSDDEVQRYEYPQVQVIRPGGPYFKMPWQTVHKVTVATQAVDLSWDPSKYQETIEAVTKDNLTTGVNGQIRYRISESNLYPFLFGVTSPLEHVMGYFVSVLRERIANFVDPKGQSLLEATELETGDGDGKADAASSSAVELSEGVSINDLRKNLPLLNQYMEEQCRNTTARYGIELDAALITEIDPPAEVDRALSAINSTRNQVAADISTARADSEQQITMSARAVEIATNNAQAEVAPLQELAGTLASIKKEGGSACLQAYLRNARVPLFKRAGRFLIKTSSDKGANQ